The proteins below come from a single Anguilla rostrata isolate EN2019 chromosome 3, ASM1855537v3, whole genome shotgun sequence genomic window:
- the pcdh11 gene encoding protocadherin-11 X-linked isoform X3: MDLACEAHLLVVLITCLALQSWAQEKDYTVREELPENVRIGNLRKDLDLALDPSFKLSSPLQFKPVYKTGDVPLVRVEANTGEIFTTSNRIDREKLCSGIFNEKRCFYELEVAVLPDEIFRLVKIRFLIEDINDNAPLFQSTVINISIPENTAINSRYPVPSAVDPDVGINGIQHYELVKSVSEFGLDIIETPEGDKWPQLIVQQNLDREQKDTFVMKIKVEDGGTPPKSSTAILQVTISDVNDNRPVFKESEIEVNIPENAPVGTSVTQIHATDADLGSNAQIHFSFSNQISAATKRLFAIDSNTGLITVRQPLDREMTPVHKLIVLASDGSSTPSRATVTVNITDINDNVPSIDTRYIMNPVNGTVLLSENAPLNTKIALITVTDRDADLNGKVTCYTDHDVPFRLKPVFDNQFLLETAAPLDYEITREYAIKIVASDSGKPPLNTSAMVLIKIKDENDNAPIFPQPEIQLSIPENNDPSTQLIKISATDADSGRNAEITYSLGPDPPDGFNIDRRSGILSVGKRLDREKQEKYTFIVIARDNGSPALQSNVTVKVMVQDINDNSPAFTHPEYNFYVPENLPLYGTVGLITVTDADAGDNAVVTLSILNGKDNFIIDPKTGVIKPNITFDREQQSSYTFVVKAVDGGRPQSTSFAKITINVVDVNDNRPVFVIPSSNYSYDLVQSTTSPGSVVTRVFAIDNDTGMNAELQYSIIGGSQRGLFAIDKTTGNITLQEKIVAADQGLHRLVVQVKDLGQPESLHAIALVHLFVNETVSNASFIQEQLRRSMETPLDRNVGDTEVTPQANGYVIVVIAIIAGTMTVILVIFVTALVRCRQTPRHKVVQKGKQSGEWVSPNQENRQIKKKKKKKKRSPKSLLLNFVTIEESKPDDPTHEHINGTLDLPVELEEQTMGKYNWATTPSTFKPDSPDLAKHYKSASPQPTFQIKPETPVAPKKHHVIQELPLDNTFVVGCDSLSKCSSSSSDPYSVSECSCQGGFKAPGQIHTRQETALKPPLYGTLCGTGTARSHRIKINL, from the exons ATGGACTTAGCCTGTGAGGCGCACCTGCTGGTGGTTCTGATCACCTGCCTGGCCTTGCAGTCCTGGGCCCAGGAGAAGGACTACACGGTGCGGGAGGAACTGCCTGAGAACGTACGGATTGGAAACCTGCGCAAGGACCTGGACCTGGCTCTGGACCCCAGCTTTAAGCTGTCATCACCGTTGCAGTTCAAACCTGTCTACAAGACTGGTGATGTGCCTTTAGTGCGGGTGGAGGCCAACACGGGAGAGATCTTCACCACCTCCAACCGCATTGACCGTGAGAAGCTTTGCTCGGGCATCTTCAACGAGAAGCGATGCTTCTACGAGCTGGAGGTGGCAGTGCTGCCCGACGAGATCTTCCGGCTGGTAAAGATCCGCTTCCTGATTGAAGACATCAATGACAACGCCCCCTTGTTCCAGTCCACTGTCATCAACATCTCCATCCCCGAGAACACGGCCATTAATTCTCGCTATCCCGTCCCGTCTGCTGTGGACCCAGATGTGGGGATCAATGGAATTCAGCACTACGAGCTTGTGAAG AGTGTGAGTGAATTTGGACTGGATATCATCGAGACCCCTGAGGGTGACAAATGGCCGCAGCTCATAGTCCAGCAGAACCTCGACCGTGAACAGAAGGACACCTTTGTGATGAAGATCAAAGTGGAAGATGGAGGGACTCCTCCAAAGTCCAGCACTGCCATCCTACAGGTCACCATCTCTGACGTAAATGACAACAGGCCGGTGTTCAAAGAGAGTGAGATTGAGGTGAATATTCCAGAAAATGCACCCGTGGGCACGTCAGTCACCCAGATTCACGCAACGGATGCCGACCTAGGCTCCAACGCACAGATCCACTTCTCCTTCAGCAACCAGATATCCGCTGCCACCAAACGACTCTTTGCAATTGACAGCAACACTGGCCTGATCACTGTTAGGCAGCCCCTGGACAGGGAGATGACTCCAGTTCACAAGCTCATCGTCCTGGCTAGTGATGGAAGCTCCACACCATCGAGGGCAACAGTGACAGTCAATATCACAGACATTAATGACAATGTGCCGTCCATAGACACCCGTTACATAATGAACCCCGTTAATGGCACCGTCCTACTATCTGAAAATGCCCCCCTTAACACTAAAATAGCCCTGATCACTGTGACAGACAGGGATGCTGATCTGAATGGGAAAGTTACTTGCTACACTGACCATGATGTACCCTTTAGGCTGAAGCCTGTGTTTGACAACCAGTTTCTGCTAGAAACGGCAGCTCCTCTAGATTATGAGATTACTAGAGAATATGCAATTAAAATTGTGGCCTCGGACTCAGGAAAGCCTCCCCTGAACACTTCAGCTATGGTCCTCATAAagataaaagatgaaaatgacaATGCTCCCATCTTTCCTCAGCCTGAAATTCAGCTGTCCATTCCAGAGAACAATGACCCTTCAACACAGTTGATAAAAATCAGTGCCACAGATGCGGACAGTGGTCGTAATGCTGAAATAACTTACTCCCTAGGCCCTGACCCACCTGACGGCTTTAACATCGATCGCCGGTCAGGAATCCTTTCTGTTGGGAAGAGGCTCGACAGGGAAAAGCAGGAGAAGTACACATTCATTGTCATTGCACGGGATAATGGCTCCCCTGCTCTACAGAGCAACGTGACGGTGAAGGTGATGGTCCAGGACATTAATGACAATAGCCCAGCCTTCACTCACCCTGAGTATAACTTTTACGTGCCTGAAAACCTGCCACTGTATGGTACAGTGGGCTTGATCACGGTCACGGATGCAGATGCTGGCGACAACGCGGTGGTCACCCTCTCTATTCTGAATGGCAAAGACAATTTCATAATTGATCCAAAAACTGGTGTGATAAAGCCAAACATTACTTTTGACAGGGAGCAGCAGAGTTCCTACACCTTTGTGGTGAAGGCAGTGGATGGCGGTAGGCCGCAGAGCACCTCTTTTGCCAAGATCACAATAAACGTTGTGGATGTAAATGACAATCGACCTGTGTTTGTCATACCTTCGTCTAACTACTCCTACGACCTGGTCCAGTCTACTACCAGCCCTGGGTCTGTGGTGACAAGAGTCTTTGCCATAGACAATGACACTGGAATGAATGCAGAACTACAGTACAGCATTATTGGTGGGTCTCAAAGGGGTCTGTTTGCTATAGATAAAACAACTGGTAACATCACGCTGCAGGAGAAGATTGTTGCTGCTGATCAAGGCTTGCACAGGCTGGTGGTACAGGTCAAAGACCTGGGACAGCCGGAGTCATTGCATGCCATTGCCCTGGTTCACCTATTTGTGAATGAAACTGTGTCCAACGCTTCCTTCATCCAAGAGCAGCTACGCCGGAGCATGGAGACCCCGTTGGACCGCAATGTGGGGGACACTGAGGTCACACCCCAGGCCAATGGCTATGTCATCGTGGTCATTGCCATTATTGCAGGGACAATGACTGTCATCCTGGTCATTTTTGTGACCGCCCTGGTGCGCTGCCGCCAGACACCCAGGCACAAGGTGGTTCAGAAGGGTAAGCAAAGCGGTGAGTGGGTGTCGCCCAATCAGGAAAACCGTCAgatcaaaaagaagaagaagaaaaagaagaggtcGCCCAAGAGTCTGCTGCTGAACTTTGTGACTATCGAAGAATCAAAGCCAGATGACCCCACCCACGAGCACATCAATGGCACACTGGACCTCCcagtggagctggaggagcagacCATGGGGAAGTACAACTGGGCCACCACTCCATCCACCTTCAAACCTGACAGTCCAGATTTGGCAAAGCACTACAAGTCTGCTTCTCCTCAGCCTACCTTCCAGATTAAACCAGAGACCCCCGTCGCCCCCAAGAAGCACCATGTCATCCAGGAGCTCCCCTTGGACAATACCTTTGTGGTGGGCTGTGACTCACTTTCCAAGtgctcctccagcagctccgACCCCTACAGTGTATCTGAGTGCAGCTGTCAAGGGGGCTTCAAGGCGCCTGGGCAAATCCACACCCGACAG GAGACGGCACTGAAACCACCACTCTATGGCACACTGTGTGGCACAGGTACAGCTCGCTCCCACAGGATAAAAATCAATCTCTAG
- the pcdh11 gene encoding protocadherin-11 X-linked isoform X4, translated as MDLACEAHLLVVLITCLALQSWAQEKDYTVREELPENVRIGNLRKDLDLALDPSFKLSSPLQFKPVYKTGDVPLVRVEANTGEIFTTSNRIDREKLCSGIFNEKRCFYELEVAVLPDEIFRLVKIRFLIEDINDNAPLFQSTVINISIPENTAINSRYPVPSAVDPDVGINGIQHYELVKSVSEFGLDIIETPEGDKWPQLIVQQNLDREQKDTFVMKIKVEDGGTPPKSSTAILQVTISDVNDNRPVFKESEIEVNIPENAPVGTSVTQIHATDADLGSNAQIHFSFSNQISAATKRLFAIDSNTGLITVRQPLDREMTPVHKLIVLASDGSSTPSRATVTVNITDINDNVPSIDTRYIMNPVNGTVLLSENAPLNTKIALITVTDRDADLNGKVTCYTDHDVPFRLKPVFDNQFLLETAAPLDYEITREYAIKIVASDSGKPPLNTSAMVLIKIKDENDNAPIFPQPEIQLSIPENNDPSTQLIKISATDADSGRNAEITYSLGPDPPDGFNIDRRSGILSVGKRLDREKQEKYTFIVIARDNGSPALQSNVTVKVMVQDINDNSPAFTHPEYNFYVPENLPLYGTVGLITVTDADAGDNAVVTLSILNGKDNFIIDPKTGVIKPNITFDREQQSSYTFVVKAVDGGRPQSTSFAKITINVVDVNDNRPVFVIPSSNYSYDLVQSTTSPGSVVTRVFAIDNDTGMNAELQYSIIGGSQRGLFAIDKTTGNITLQEKIVAADQGLHRLVVQVKDLGQPESLHAIALVHLFVNETVSNASFIQEQLRRSMETPLDRNVGDTEVTPQANGYVIVVIAIIAGTMTVILVIFVTALVRCRQTPRHKVVQKGKQSGEWVSPNQENRQIKKKKKKKKRSPKSLLLNFVTIEESKPDDPTHEHINGTLDLPVELEEQTMGKYNWATTPSTFKPDSPDLAKHYKSASPQPTFQIKPETPVAPKKHHVIQELPLDNTFVVGCDSLSKCSSSSSDPYSVSECSCQGGFKAPGQIHTRQNQSQTPDKSFSSVPPTCPHKGLMLF; from the exons ATGGACTTAGCCTGTGAGGCGCACCTGCTGGTGGTTCTGATCACCTGCCTGGCCTTGCAGTCCTGGGCCCAGGAGAAGGACTACACGGTGCGGGAGGAACTGCCTGAGAACGTACGGATTGGAAACCTGCGCAAGGACCTGGACCTGGCTCTGGACCCCAGCTTTAAGCTGTCATCACCGTTGCAGTTCAAACCTGTCTACAAGACTGGTGATGTGCCTTTAGTGCGGGTGGAGGCCAACACGGGAGAGATCTTCACCACCTCCAACCGCATTGACCGTGAGAAGCTTTGCTCGGGCATCTTCAACGAGAAGCGATGCTTCTACGAGCTGGAGGTGGCAGTGCTGCCCGACGAGATCTTCCGGCTGGTAAAGATCCGCTTCCTGATTGAAGACATCAATGACAACGCCCCCTTGTTCCAGTCCACTGTCATCAACATCTCCATCCCCGAGAACACGGCCATTAATTCTCGCTATCCCGTCCCGTCTGCTGTGGACCCAGATGTGGGGATCAATGGAATTCAGCACTACGAGCTTGTGAAG AGTGTGAGTGAATTTGGACTGGATATCATCGAGACCCCTGAGGGTGACAAATGGCCGCAGCTCATAGTCCAGCAGAACCTCGACCGTGAACAGAAGGACACCTTTGTGATGAAGATCAAAGTGGAAGATGGAGGGACTCCTCCAAAGTCCAGCACTGCCATCCTACAGGTCACCATCTCTGACGTAAATGACAACAGGCCGGTGTTCAAAGAGAGTGAGATTGAGGTGAATATTCCAGAAAATGCACCCGTGGGCACGTCAGTCACCCAGATTCACGCAACGGATGCCGACCTAGGCTCCAACGCACAGATCCACTTCTCCTTCAGCAACCAGATATCCGCTGCCACCAAACGACTCTTTGCAATTGACAGCAACACTGGCCTGATCACTGTTAGGCAGCCCCTGGACAGGGAGATGACTCCAGTTCACAAGCTCATCGTCCTGGCTAGTGATGGAAGCTCCACACCATCGAGGGCAACAGTGACAGTCAATATCACAGACATTAATGACAATGTGCCGTCCATAGACACCCGTTACATAATGAACCCCGTTAATGGCACCGTCCTACTATCTGAAAATGCCCCCCTTAACACTAAAATAGCCCTGATCACTGTGACAGACAGGGATGCTGATCTGAATGGGAAAGTTACTTGCTACACTGACCATGATGTACCCTTTAGGCTGAAGCCTGTGTTTGACAACCAGTTTCTGCTAGAAACGGCAGCTCCTCTAGATTATGAGATTACTAGAGAATATGCAATTAAAATTGTGGCCTCGGACTCAGGAAAGCCTCCCCTGAACACTTCAGCTATGGTCCTCATAAagataaaagatgaaaatgacaATGCTCCCATCTTTCCTCAGCCTGAAATTCAGCTGTCCATTCCAGAGAACAATGACCCTTCAACACAGTTGATAAAAATCAGTGCCACAGATGCGGACAGTGGTCGTAATGCTGAAATAACTTACTCCCTAGGCCCTGACCCACCTGACGGCTTTAACATCGATCGCCGGTCAGGAATCCTTTCTGTTGGGAAGAGGCTCGACAGGGAAAAGCAGGAGAAGTACACATTCATTGTCATTGCACGGGATAATGGCTCCCCTGCTCTACAGAGCAACGTGACGGTGAAGGTGATGGTCCAGGACATTAATGACAATAGCCCAGCCTTCACTCACCCTGAGTATAACTTTTACGTGCCTGAAAACCTGCCACTGTATGGTACAGTGGGCTTGATCACGGTCACGGATGCAGATGCTGGCGACAACGCGGTGGTCACCCTCTCTATTCTGAATGGCAAAGACAATTTCATAATTGATCCAAAAACTGGTGTGATAAAGCCAAACATTACTTTTGACAGGGAGCAGCAGAGTTCCTACACCTTTGTGGTGAAGGCAGTGGATGGCGGTAGGCCGCAGAGCACCTCTTTTGCCAAGATCACAATAAACGTTGTGGATGTAAATGACAATCGACCTGTGTTTGTCATACCTTCGTCTAACTACTCCTACGACCTGGTCCAGTCTACTACCAGCCCTGGGTCTGTGGTGACAAGAGTCTTTGCCATAGACAATGACACTGGAATGAATGCAGAACTACAGTACAGCATTATTGGTGGGTCTCAAAGGGGTCTGTTTGCTATAGATAAAACAACTGGTAACATCACGCTGCAGGAGAAGATTGTTGCTGCTGATCAAGGCTTGCACAGGCTGGTGGTACAGGTCAAAGACCTGGGACAGCCGGAGTCATTGCATGCCATTGCCCTGGTTCACCTATTTGTGAATGAAACTGTGTCCAACGCTTCCTTCATCCAAGAGCAGCTACGCCGGAGCATGGAGACCCCGTTGGACCGCAATGTGGGGGACACTGAGGTCACACCCCAGGCCAATGGCTATGTCATCGTGGTCATTGCCATTATTGCAGGGACAATGACTGTCATCCTGGTCATTTTTGTGACCGCCCTGGTGCGCTGCCGCCAGACACCCAGGCACAAGGTGGTTCAGAAGGGTAAGCAAAGCGGTGAGTGGGTGTCGCCCAATCAGGAAAACCGTCAgatcaaaaagaagaagaagaaaaagaagaggtcGCCCAAGAGTCTGCTGCTGAACTTTGTGACTATCGAAGAATCAAAGCCAGATGACCCCACCCACGAGCACATCAATGGCACACTGGACCTCCcagtggagctggaggagcagacCATGGGGAAGTACAACTGGGCCACCACTCCATCCACCTTCAAACCTGACAGTCCAGATTTGGCAAAGCACTACAAGTCTGCTTCTCCTCAGCCTACCTTCCAGATTAAACCAGAGACCCCCGTCGCCCCCAAGAAGCACCATGTCATCCAGGAGCTCCCCTTGGACAATACCTTTGTGGTGGGCTGTGACTCACTTTCCAAGtgctcctccagcagctccgACCCCTACAGTGTATCTGAGTGCAGCTGTCAAGGGGGCTTCAAGGCGCCTGGGCAAATCCACACCCGACAG